In Bactrocera oleae isolate idBacOlea1 chromosome 5, idBacOlea1, whole genome shotgun sequence, a genomic segment contains:
- the Rok gene encoding rho-associated protein kinase 1 isoform X2, with protein MFANVSHYERAQALEREMRDPHSICNIDCLLDTVNALVNDCDHESLKRLKNIEQYATKYKPMSKQICQLRMNVEDFDFIKLIGAGAFGEVQLVRHKSSRQVYAMKRLSKFEMMKRPDSAFFWEERHIMAHANSDWIVQLHFAFQDAKYLYMVMDYMPGGDIVSLMSMYEIPEKWAIFYTMEVVLALDTIHNMGFVHRDVKPDNMLLDHHGHLKLADFGTCMRMGPNGLVVSSNAVGTPDYISPEVLQSQGVDNEYGRECDWWSVGIFLYEMLVGDTPFYADSLVGTYGKIMDHKNSLSFPAEVEISESAKSLMRAFLTDRTQRLGRHGIDEIKAHPFFENDTWTFDNIRDSVPPVVPELSSDDDTRNFEDIDRDESPEEVFPTPKSFDGNHLPFIGFTYTGDYQLLSNDTVDAEAKESANAIANHSHRHRPSNSNEIKRLEALLERERNHSETLEKQDKALRQQIELISKREAELQRIASEYEKDLALRQHNYKVALQKVEHEMEQRKKTEAMLAEAQRNLDNEQKIRTREMNNNLHHNEKIVTLEKQLKEMEENFKNENEHVQKLKKQVAELGLTQQELEGKLAQLQALIATLQSQKDALQQEVAETQAQLAQEKNGRSQLKELVKESENKLQTMSNDLERVSQREQQAHEDNRVLTEKISDLEKANASLDFELKALQGRYQQEVKAHQETEKSRMLSREEANLQEVKALQTKLNEEKSARIKADQNSQEKERQLSMLSVDYRQIQQRLQKLEGECRQETEKVMALQSQIEQEHSKKNTLLSELSLQSSEVAHLKSRENQLQKEVSSLREAKRKFEEEISQIKNTLNKEILLKREYQDQLEAEQYFSRLYKTQANEHREEISERCREIQDLKEERTSLKHQVQVAVARADSEALARSIAEETVADLEKEKTIKEFELKDFMTKYRNELAAKEAALTMAKETETEYVKKLNQKNAETDELLQQQKKLQDEMSQLRATKDEELAKLKEKLQTEMLLKQVAVNKLTEVMNRRDTDLQKQKGKARSSAELRKKEKEMRRLQQELSQEREKYNQLSLKLQDVQSQIIEDSHIKQKLQMEIDCKATEIEQLQSKLNETASLSSADNDPEDTQDSVFEGWLSVPNKQNIRRHGWKRQYVIVSSRKIIFYNTEIDKQNTIDPVLILDLSKVFHVRSVTQGDVIRADAKEIPRIFQLLYAGEGEARRPDEQNQMDISQLLTDERPSTIMYKGHEFVHITYHMPTACEVCTKPLWHMFKPPAAYECKRCRNKIHKEHVDNNDLLVPCKLHHDPHTAKEMLLLAGTPDEQHLWVTRLSKRIQKFGYKANSSSNNNSGGGDGSKISPSRLKWQPSIISQHSQQRHSSPPTPPPKPLSLQRHKSQPPIFYNNK; from the exons atgtttgccaaCGTCAGCCATTATGAGCG CGCCCAAGCACTGGAGCGTGAGATGCGTGATCCACACAGTATTTGCAACATCGACTGCCTACTGGATACAGTCAATGCGTTGGTTAACGATTGTGATCATGAATCATTGAAGCGTCTAAAGAATATCGAGCAATATGCCACCAAAT ATAAGCCGATGTCAAAGCAGATTTGCCAGCTGCGTATGAATGTCGAAGATTTTGATTTTATCAAACTGATTGGCGCCGGCGCCTTTGGCGAGGTGCAACTGGTGCGACACAAATCCTCGCGGCAAGTGTACGCCATGAAGCGGCTATCCAAATTCGAAATGATGAAGCGTCCCGATTCCGCCTTCTTCTGGGAGGAGCGTCACATTATGGCACACGCCAACTCAGACTGGATCGTGCAGCTACATTTCGCCTTTCAGGATGCCAAATATTTGTACATGGTCATGGATTATATGCCGGGCGGCGATATTGTCTCGCTGATGTCCATGTATGAGATACCGGAGAAGTGGGCCATCTTCTATACAATGGAGGTTGTGCTCGCGCTGGACACCATACATAATATGGGGTTTGTGCATCGTGACGTAAAGCCGGATAATATGCTGCTCGATCATCATGGCCACTTGAAGTTGGCCGATTTTGGCACATGTATGCGTATGGGCCCCAATGGCTTGGTGGTGTCGAGCAATGCAGTCGGCACGCCGGATTATATTAGTCCTGAGGTGTTGCAATCGCAGGGTGTGGATAATGAGTATGGGCGCGAATGCGATTGGTGGTCGGTGGGTATATTCCTGTACGAAATGCTTGTGGGCGATACACCATTCTACGCGGATTCGCTTGTGGGCACGTACGGTAAAATTATGGATCACAAGAATTCGTTGAGCTTTCCCGCCGAGGTAGAGATTAGTGAGAGCGCCAAATCATTGATGCGTGCTTTTCTCACCGATCGCACACAACGTTTGGGTCGTCATGGCATCGATGAAATCAAGGCGCATCCGTTCTTTGAAAACGATACTTGGACGTTTGACAACATACGCGATAGCGTGCCGCCGGTAGTGCCCGAGCTGTCCTCAGATGATGATACGCGCAACTTCGAGGATATCGACCGCGATGAGTCGCCGGAGGAGGTGTTTCCCACACCGAAATCGTTCGATGGCAATCACCTGCCTTTCATTGGTTTCACGTATACAG GCGATTATCAGCTACTCTCCAACGACACTGTCGACGCCGAGGCAAAAGAGTCGGCAAATGCGATCGCCAACCACAGTCATCGACATCGTCCTTCCAATTCAAATGAAATCAAACGACTCGAGGCACTGCTCGAACGCGAGCGCAATCATTCCGAAACGCTAGAGAAGCAAGACAAAGCGCTGCGTCAACAAATCGAACTGATTAGTAAGCGCGAAGCTGAATTGCAGCGCATCGCCTCGGAGTATGAAAAAGACCTGGCATTGCGCCAACATAACTACAAAGTGGCCTTGCAGAAAGTCGAGCACGAGATGGAGCAACGTAAAAAGACTGAGGCAATGCTCGCCGAGGCGCAGCGCAATCTCGACAACGAGCAGAAGATACGCACACGCGAAATGAACAATAATCTGCATCACAATGAGAAGATCGTCACGCTGGAGAAGCAGCTGAAGGAAATGgaggaaaatttcaaaaacgagAATGAGCATGTGCAAAAGCTCAAGAAGCAGGTGGCCGAATTGGGTCTAACGCAGCAAGAATTGGAAGGTAAATTGGCGCAATTGCAGGCATTGATTGCCACCTTACAATCTCAAAAGGACGCGCTGCAGCAAGAAGTAGCCGAAACGCAAGCGCAACTGGCGCAAGAGAAAAATGGACGCTCACAGCTGAAAGAACTGGTCAAGGAGTCTGAGAATAAACTGCAAACCATGTCGAATGACTTGGAACGCGTGTCGCAGCGCGAGCAGCAAGCGCATGAGGACAATCGTGTGTTAACCGAGAAGATCTCTGATTTGGAGAAGGCGAATGCTAGTCTGGACTTTGAGCTCAAAGCGTTGCAGGGTCGTTATCAGCAGGAAGTGAAAGCGCATCAAGAGACCGAGAAGTCGCGTATGCTTAGCCGCGAAGAGGCGAATCTACAGGAG GTAAAAGCGCTACAGACCAAGCTGAACGAAGAGAAATCAGCGCGCATTAAGGCAGACCAAAACTCACAAGAGAAGGAGCGCCAGTTAAGCATGCTGTCGGTGGACTATCGTCAAATACAGCAACGCTTGCAAAAGTTAGAGGGCGAATGCCGTCAAGAAACGGAGAAAGTAATGGCGCTGCAGTCGCAGATCGAACAGGAGCATAGCAAAAAGAACACACTGCTATCTGAGCTGAGTTTGCAGAGCTCCGAAGTGGCGCATCTGAAATCGCGCGAAAACCAACTGCAGAAGGAGGTCAGCTCCTTGCGGGAGGCGAAACGTAAATTCGAAGAAGAAATTTCGCAAATCAAAAACACGTTGAACAAAGAAATTCTGCTAAAGCGCGAATATCAGGATCAACTGGAAGCCGAACAGTATTTCTCACGCCTCTACAAAACACAAGCGAACGAACATCGCGAAGAGATATCGGAGCGCTGTCGTGAAATACAGGATCTGAAAGAGGAGCGCACGTCACTTAAGCACCAAGTACAAGTGGCTGTGGCGCGTGCGGACTCTGAAGCGTTGGCACGCTCCATAGCTGAGGAGACCGTTGCCGATCTGGAGAAGGAAAAGACAATCAAGGAGTTCGAGTTGAAGGACTTCATGACCAAATATCGCAATGAATTGGCAGCAAAGGAAGCGGCTCTTACAATGGCCAAGGAAACGGAAACCGAGTATGTCAAGAAATTAAACCAGAAGAATGCGGAAACCGACGAACTCTTGCAACAGCAAAAGAAACTGCAAGATGAAATGTCGCAACTGCGCGCCACCAAGGACGAAGAACTCGCCAAGTTGAAGGAGAAACTGCAAACCGAAATGCTGCTGAAGCAGGTGGCTGTAAACAAACTGACAGAGGTGATGAATCGGCGCGACACGGACTTGCAAA AACAAAAAGGCAAAGCGCGCTCATCCGCCGAGTTGCGTAAGAAGGAAAAGGAAATGCGTCGGTTGCAGCAAGAGCTCTCTCAAGAGCGCGAGAAGTACAACCAGCTGTCGCTCAAACTCCAAGACGTGCAGAGCCAAATCATCGAAGATAGTCAT ATCAAGCAAAAGCTACAAATGGAAATCGACTGCAAAGCCACGGAAATCGAGCAGCTGCAATCGAAGCTCAATGAAACCGCCTCACTGTCATCAGCCGACAATGATCCCGAAGACACCCAG GACTCGGTATTCGAGGGCTGGTTAAGTGTGCCAAATAAACAGAATATACGCCGTCACGGCTGGAAGCGGCAATATGTGATTGTGTCATCGCGCAAAATTATCTTTTACAATACCGAAATCGACAAACAGAATACAATCGATCCTGTGCTTATATTAGACTTAAG CAAAGTATTCCATGTGCGTTCTGTAACGCAAGGTGATGTGATACGCGCCGATGCCAAAGAGATACCACGCATTTTTCAGTTACTCTATGCCGGCGAGGGCGAAGCGCGGCGTCCAGATGAACAAAATCAAATGGATATTAGTCAGCTGTTGACGGATGAACGGCCCAGCACCATTATGTATAAAG GTCACGAATTCGTGCACATAACGTATCATATGCCTACAGCCTGCGAGGTCTGTACAAAACCACTGTGGCACATGTTCAAGCCGCCAGCGGCGTATGAATGTAAACG ttgccgCAATAAAATCCACAAGGAGCATGTAGACAATAACGATCTGCTGGTGCCGTGCAAGCTGCATCACGATCCCCATACTGCCAAAGAAATGCTGCTGCTGGCCGGCACGCCTGACGAGCAGCATCTGTGGGTGACACGCCTCTCCAAGCGCATACAGAAGTTCGGCTACAAAGCCAACTCGTCATCGAACAATAACAGCGGCGGCGGCGATGGCAGCAAAATATCGCCAAG
- the Rok gene encoding rho-associated protein kinase 1 isoform X3 has protein sequence MRDPHSICNIDCLLDTVNALVNDCDHESLKRLKNIEQYATKYKPMSKQICQLRMNVEDFDFIKLIGAGAFGEVQLVRHKSSRQVYAMKRLSKFEMMKRPDSAFFWEERHIMAHANSDWIVQLHFAFQDAKYLYMVMDYMPGGDIVSLMSMYEIPEKWAIFYTMEVVLALDTIHNMGFVHRDVKPDNMLLDHHGHLKLADFGTCMRMGPNGLVVSSNAVGTPDYISPEVLQSQGVDNEYGRECDWWSVGIFLYEMLVGDTPFYADSLVGTYGKIMDHKNSLSFPAEVEISESAKSLMRAFLTDRTQRLGRHGIDEIKAHPFFENDTWTFDNIRDSVPPVVPELSSDDDTRNFEDIDRDESPEEVFPTPKSFDGNHLPFIGFTYTGDYQLLSNDTVDAEAKESANAIANHSHRHRPSNSNEIKRLEALLERERNHSETLEKQDKALRQQIELISKREAELQRIASEYEKDLALRQHNYKVALQKVEHEMEQRKKTEAMLAEAQRNLDNEQKIRTREMNNNLHHNEKIVTLEKQLKEMEENFKNENEHVQKLKKQVAELGLTQQELEGKLAQLQALIATLQSQKDALQQEVAETQAQLAQEKNGRSQLKELVKESENKLQTMSNDLERVSQREQQAHEDNRVLTEKISDLEKANASLDFELKALQGRYQQEVKAHQETEKSRMLSREEANLQEVKALQTKLNEEKSARIKADQNSQEKERQLSMLSVDYRQIQQRLQKLEGECRQETEKVMALQSQIEQEHSKKNTLLSELSLQSSEVAHLKSRENQLQKEVSSLREAKRKFEEEISQIKNTLNKEILLKREYQDQLEAEQYFSRLYKTQANEHREEISERCREIQDLKEERTSLKHQVQVAVARADSEALARSIAEETVADLEKEKTIKEFELKDFMTKYRNELAAKEAALTMAKETETEYVKKLNQKNAETDELLQQQKKLQDEMSQLRATKDEELAKLKEKLQTEMLLKQVAVNKLTEVMNRRDTDLQKQKGKARSSAELRKKEKEMRRLQQELSQEREKYNQLSLKLQDVQSQIIEDSHIKQKLQMEIDCKATEIEQLQSKLNETASLSSADNDPEDTQVLDSVFEGWLSVPNKQNIRRHGWKRQYVIVSSRKIIFYNTEIDKQNTIDPVLILDLSKVFHVRSVTQGDVIRADAKEIPRIFQLLYAGEGEARRPDEQNQMDISQLLTDERPSTIMYKGHEFVHITYHMPTACEVCTKPLWHMFKPPAAYECKRCRNKIHKEHVDNNDLLVPCKLHHDPHTAKEMLLLAGTPDEQHLWVTRLSKRIQKFGYKANSSSNNNSGGGDGSKISPSRLKWQPSIISQHSQQRHSSPPTPPPKPLSLQRHKSQPPIFYNNK, from the exons ATGCGTGATCCACACAGTATTTGCAACATCGACTGCCTACTGGATACAGTCAATGCGTTGGTTAACGATTGTGATCATGAATCATTGAAGCGTCTAAAGAATATCGAGCAATATGCCACCAAAT ATAAGCCGATGTCAAAGCAGATTTGCCAGCTGCGTATGAATGTCGAAGATTTTGATTTTATCAAACTGATTGGCGCCGGCGCCTTTGGCGAGGTGCAACTGGTGCGACACAAATCCTCGCGGCAAGTGTACGCCATGAAGCGGCTATCCAAATTCGAAATGATGAAGCGTCCCGATTCCGCCTTCTTCTGGGAGGAGCGTCACATTATGGCACACGCCAACTCAGACTGGATCGTGCAGCTACATTTCGCCTTTCAGGATGCCAAATATTTGTACATGGTCATGGATTATATGCCGGGCGGCGATATTGTCTCGCTGATGTCCATGTATGAGATACCGGAGAAGTGGGCCATCTTCTATACAATGGAGGTTGTGCTCGCGCTGGACACCATACATAATATGGGGTTTGTGCATCGTGACGTAAAGCCGGATAATATGCTGCTCGATCATCATGGCCACTTGAAGTTGGCCGATTTTGGCACATGTATGCGTATGGGCCCCAATGGCTTGGTGGTGTCGAGCAATGCAGTCGGCACGCCGGATTATATTAGTCCTGAGGTGTTGCAATCGCAGGGTGTGGATAATGAGTATGGGCGCGAATGCGATTGGTGGTCGGTGGGTATATTCCTGTACGAAATGCTTGTGGGCGATACACCATTCTACGCGGATTCGCTTGTGGGCACGTACGGTAAAATTATGGATCACAAGAATTCGTTGAGCTTTCCCGCCGAGGTAGAGATTAGTGAGAGCGCCAAATCATTGATGCGTGCTTTTCTCACCGATCGCACACAACGTTTGGGTCGTCATGGCATCGATGAAATCAAGGCGCATCCGTTCTTTGAAAACGATACTTGGACGTTTGACAACATACGCGATAGCGTGCCGCCGGTAGTGCCCGAGCTGTCCTCAGATGATGATACGCGCAACTTCGAGGATATCGACCGCGATGAGTCGCCGGAGGAGGTGTTTCCCACACCGAAATCGTTCGATGGCAATCACCTGCCTTTCATTGGTTTCACGTATACAG GCGATTATCAGCTACTCTCCAACGACACTGTCGACGCCGAGGCAAAAGAGTCGGCAAATGCGATCGCCAACCACAGTCATCGACATCGTCCTTCCAATTCAAATGAAATCAAACGACTCGAGGCACTGCTCGAACGCGAGCGCAATCATTCCGAAACGCTAGAGAAGCAAGACAAAGCGCTGCGTCAACAAATCGAACTGATTAGTAAGCGCGAAGCTGAATTGCAGCGCATCGCCTCGGAGTATGAAAAAGACCTGGCATTGCGCCAACATAACTACAAAGTGGCCTTGCAGAAAGTCGAGCACGAGATGGAGCAACGTAAAAAGACTGAGGCAATGCTCGCCGAGGCGCAGCGCAATCTCGACAACGAGCAGAAGATACGCACACGCGAAATGAACAATAATCTGCATCACAATGAGAAGATCGTCACGCTGGAGAAGCAGCTGAAGGAAATGgaggaaaatttcaaaaacgagAATGAGCATGTGCAAAAGCTCAAGAAGCAGGTGGCCGAATTGGGTCTAACGCAGCAAGAATTGGAAGGTAAATTGGCGCAATTGCAGGCATTGATTGCCACCTTACAATCTCAAAAGGACGCGCTGCAGCAAGAAGTAGCCGAAACGCAAGCGCAACTGGCGCAAGAGAAAAATGGACGCTCACAGCTGAAAGAACTGGTCAAGGAGTCTGAGAATAAACTGCAAACCATGTCGAATGACTTGGAACGCGTGTCGCAGCGCGAGCAGCAAGCGCATGAGGACAATCGTGTGTTAACCGAGAAGATCTCTGATTTGGAGAAGGCGAATGCTAGTCTGGACTTTGAGCTCAAAGCGTTGCAGGGTCGTTATCAGCAGGAAGTGAAAGCGCATCAAGAGACCGAGAAGTCGCGTATGCTTAGCCGCGAAGAGGCGAATCTACAGGAG GTAAAAGCGCTACAGACCAAGCTGAACGAAGAGAAATCAGCGCGCATTAAGGCAGACCAAAACTCACAAGAGAAGGAGCGCCAGTTAAGCATGCTGTCGGTGGACTATCGTCAAATACAGCAACGCTTGCAAAAGTTAGAGGGCGAATGCCGTCAAGAAACGGAGAAAGTAATGGCGCTGCAGTCGCAGATCGAACAGGAGCATAGCAAAAAGAACACACTGCTATCTGAGCTGAGTTTGCAGAGCTCCGAAGTGGCGCATCTGAAATCGCGCGAAAACCAACTGCAGAAGGAGGTCAGCTCCTTGCGGGAGGCGAAACGTAAATTCGAAGAAGAAATTTCGCAAATCAAAAACACGTTGAACAAAGAAATTCTGCTAAAGCGCGAATATCAGGATCAACTGGAAGCCGAACAGTATTTCTCACGCCTCTACAAAACACAAGCGAACGAACATCGCGAAGAGATATCGGAGCGCTGTCGTGAAATACAGGATCTGAAAGAGGAGCGCACGTCACTTAAGCACCAAGTACAAGTGGCTGTGGCGCGTGCGGACTCTGAAGCGTTGGCACGCTCCATAGCTGAGGAGACCGTTGCCGATCTGGAGAAGGAAAAGACAATCAAGGAGTTCGAGTTGAAGGACTTCATGACCAAATATCGCAATGAATTGGCAGCAAAGGAAGCGGCTCTTACAATGGCCAAGGAAACGGAAACCGAGTATGTCAAGAAATTAAACCAGAAGAATGCGGAAACCGACGAACTCTTGCAACAGCAAAAGAAACTGCAAGATGAAATGTCGCAACTGCGCGCCACCAAGGACGAAGAACTCGCCAAGTTGAAGGAGAAACTGCAAACCGAAATGCTGCTGAAGCAGGTGGCTGTAAACAAACTGACAGAGGTGATGAATCGGCGCGACACGGACTTGCAAA AACAAAAAGGCAAAGCGCGCTCATCCGCCGAGTTGCGTAAGAAGGAAAAGGAAATGCGTCGGTTGCAGCAAGAGCTCTCTCAAGAGCGCGAGAAGTACAACCAGCTGTCGCTCAAACTCCAAGACGTGCAGAGCCAAATCATCGAAGATAGTCAT ATCAAGCAAAAGCTACAAATGGAAATCGACTGCAAAGCCACGGAAATCGAGCAGCTGCAATCGAAGCTCAATGAAACCGCCTCACTGTCATCAGCCGACAATGATCCCGAAGACACCCAGGTGCTT GACTCGGTATTCGAGGGCTGGTTAAGTGTGCCAAATAAACAGAATATACGCCGTCACGGCTGGAAGCGGCAATATGTGATTGTGTCATCGCGCAAAATTATCTTTTACAATACCGAAATCGACAAACAGAATACAATCGATCCTGTGCTTATATTAGACTTAAG CAAAGTATTCCATGTGCGTTCTGTAACGCAAGGTGATGTGATACGCGCCGATGCCAAAGAGATACCACGCATTTTTCAGTTACTCTATGCCGGCGAGGGCGAAGCGCGGCGTCCAGATGAACAAAATCAAATGGATATTAGTCAGCTGTTGACGGATGAACGGCCCAGCACCATTATGTATAAAG GTCACGAATTCGTGCACATAACGTATCATATGCCTACAGCCTGCGAGGTCTGTACAAAACCACTGTGGCACATGTTCAAGCCGCCAGCGGCGTATGAATGTAAACG ttgccgCAATAAAATCCACAAGGAGCATGTAGACAATAACGATCTGCTGGTGCCGTGCAAGCTGCATCACGATCCCCATACTGCCAAAGAAATGCTGCTGCTGGCCGGCACGCCTGACGAGCAGCATCTGTGGGTGACACGCCTCTCCAAGCGCATACAGAAGTTCGGCTACAAAGCCAACTCGTCATCGAACAATAACAGCGGCGGCGGCGATGGCAGCAAAATATCGCCAAG